One segment of Verrucomicrobiota bacterium DNA contains the following:
- a CDS encoding glycosyltransferase — protein MESWWQWLWIWIWIWIWAGAQLLFWCGGARLVRRRWRPGHRKADRAVTSHRPGKPGPGNAAAAGGAVTFFRPLKTFDAPRLGDLLRFVEQLQPDDEVIFGVEDIETVLTPSLLAVAARDPRVKVIHCRASGLPNRKVSKLVQMTPYAGRDRWVLFDSEAVPGPALLREVRTQLDGATAVMAAYRFGDLDTLPQLADAMGTLTFLLMGDAWSRLAGRPTAVFGACLGLTRHMWEALAGWERFAHDLADDFQIGRALRERGFGLYLCRRPVLLRADALDWPEFWAHQRRAAVTYRVSKPAGFAGAGVVFTLPLLISLGLICGRITWLVVPAVLLMRVAVQMHFNRSLKIEVPPGLVLALSPVLVFTEFTAWLASWFSRRIRWGSQEIEVRSGGVVREIRTRRHPPGLGTAGSAASVRLAAASRRTLASALRVITTRRARAAPPT, from the coding sequence ATGGAGTCCTGGTGGCAATGGCTCTGGATCTGGATCTGGATCTGGATTTGGGCCGGTGCACAATTGCTTTTCTGGTGCGGCGGCGCCCGGCTGGTCCGGCGGCGTTGGCGGCCCGGTCACCGCAAGGCAGATCGTGCCGTAACCTCTCACCGTCCAGGCAAACCCGGGCCCGGCAACGCTGCGGCTGCCGGCGGCGCCGTTACCTTTTTCCGCCCCTTGAAAACGTTTGACGCACCCCGCCTTGGTGACCTGCTGCGATTTGTTGAACAGCTGCAACCGGATGACGAAGTGATCTTCGGCGTGGAAGATATCGAAACGGTTTTGACGCCCTCCCTTTTGGCCGTCGCGGCACGCGACCCCCGAGTAAAGGTTATTCACTGCCGGGCATCCGGATTACCTAATCGCAAGGTGTCGAAACTCGTGCAAATGACCCCTTATGCCGGCCGTGACCGGTGGGTCCTGTTCGACTCGGAGGCCGTGCCCGGCCCGGCGCTCCTGCGAGAGGTCCGTACGCAGCTGGACGGGGCCACGGCCGTCATGGCCGCTTACCGCTTCGGTGATCTTGATACGCTTCCCCAGTTGGCAGACGCAATGGGCACACTGACATTTTTGCTCATGGGCGACGCATGGTCGCGGCTGGCAGGCCGGCCGACGGCGGTTTTCGGGGCGTGCCTGGGCCTTACGCGGCACATGTGGGAAGCTCTGGCCGGCTGGGAACGATTCGCCCACGATCTGGCTGATGATTTTCAGATCGGCCGTGCTTTGCGGGAGCGCGGCTTCGGCTTGTACCTGTGCCGAAGGCCGGTCCTGCTGCGGGCCGATGCGCTCGACTGGCCGGAATTCTGGGCTCATCAACGGCGGGCGGCGGTGACCTACCGCGTCAGCAAGCCGGCGGGATTTGCCGGTGCGGGTGTCGTTTTCACGCTGCCGCTCCTGATTTCCCTGGGCCTGATCTGCGGAAGAATCACCTGGCTGGTCGTGCCCGCCGTTCTGTTAATGCGGGTCGCGGTGCAAATGCATTTCAATCGGAGCCTGAAGATCGAGGTCCCGCCCGGCCTGGTGCTTGCCTTGAGCCCGGTACTGGTTTTTACCGAGTTTACGGCGTGGCTGGCCAGCTGGTTCTCGCGCCGGATCCGCTGGGGCAGCCAGGAAATTGAGGTACGATCGGGAGGCGTCGTGCGGGAAATCCGGACCCGCAGGCACCCGCCCGGCCTCGGTACGGCCGGCTCCGCCGCCAGCGTGCGCCTTGCGGCCGCGTCGCGGCGCACCCTGGCGAGCGCGTTGCGGGTTATCACCACGAGGCGGGCGCGGGCTGCACCGCCGACCTAA
- a CDS encoding MOSC N-terminal beta barrel domain-containing protein, translating to MIVSAIYIYPVKSCRGISVQEAEVTPAGFRRDREFLVVDKDGGFLTQRTTPALALVEVELAGDGLRLRVPEAGSLRLPWPSGEPAHPMAVKIWRDTVTAWDAGDEAAAWFSEYLGRPCRVVRRGNGFRREIPPAKVPEVHREALPDPLVSFADAFPYLIASESSLQDLNSRLDRPVPMDRFRPNIVIRGCDCPYVEDRWQVIRIGATTFRHGGPCVRCVVTTTDQRTLERSPEPLRTLATYRRVPEGGVIFAVNFFSDRHDGAVRVGMPVEVVASGIAG from the coding sequence ATGATCGTATCCGCGATTTACATCTACCCGGTCAAGTCCTGCCGCGGTATTTCCGTGCAGGAAGCGGAGGTAACACCGGCAGGCTTTCGGCGCGACCGTGAATTTCTGGTGGTCGATAAGGACGGCGGCTTCCTTACCCAGCGCACCACACCCGCACTGGCCTTGGTAGAGGTCGAGCTGGCCGGCGACGGCCTGCGGCTGCGTGTTCCGGAGGCAGGCTCCCTCCGGCTCCCGTGGCCGTCCGGCGAACCTGCGCATCCGATGGCCGTGAAGATATGGCGTGATACGGTCACGGCCTGGGATGCCGGCGACGAGGCGGCCGCGTGGTTCAGCGAGTACCTGGGCCGGCCTTGTCGTGTGGTCCGAAGGGGAAACGGGTTCCGGCGCGAGATTCCACCGGCGAAGGTCCCGGAGGTTCACCGCGAGGCCTTGCCCGACCCGTTGGTTTCGTTTGCGGATGCCTTTCCCTACCTGATCGCCTCGGAATCTTCCTTGCAGGACCTGAACTCCAGGCTGGATCGACCCGTTCCGATGGACCGGTTCCGCCCGAACATCGTTATTCGAGGTTGCGATTGCCCGTACGTTGAGGACCGGTGGCAGGTGATTCGGATCGGCGCCACCACGTTCCGGCACGGCGGTCCGTGTGTACGTTGTGTGGTGACGACGACCGACCAGCGTACGCTTGAGCGCAGCCCGGAGCCGCTGCGTACCCTGGCGACTTATCGCCGGGTGCCGGAAGGCGGCGTTATCTTTGCGGTGAATTTCTTCAGTGACCGGCATGACGGCGCCGTACGGGTGGGAATGCCCGTGGAGGTGGTGGCTTCCGGGATCGCAGGTTAG